A genomic segment from Chitinophagaceae bacterium encodes:
- the secA gene encoding preprotein translocase subunit SecA, translating into MSGFLSKILGGNKSEKDVKKIAPIVTKSNDFFTQYTSISNDALRAKSQDFKQRIKDYLTEIDAEIEQKKQAAEALPETEISQRDFIYKEVDELKKGRDKKIEEILEQIQPEAFALVKETARRFKENENMVATATELDKELATKKAYITIDGNQSTFKNTWLAGGGSITWNMVHYDVQLIGGAVLHSGKIAEMATGEGKTLVSTLPAYLNALAGEGVHIVTVNDYLARRDSEWNGPIFEWLGLTVDCIDKHEPNSDDRRKAYNADITYGTNNEFGFDYLRDNMVHSPDEMVQRKHHFAMVDEVDSVLIDDARTPLIISGPVGHSDNTQQFFDLKPRIEKLVDSQRKVVHQFLLEAKKKIAEGNDDPKDGGLAIMRAFRGLPKNSALIKYLSEPGIRVKLQKSENYYLADQQKEMPKVDAELFFSIDEKNNQVELTDSGLNLITRQGEDPEFFILPDISTKLAEIDKTDLTAEEKLQRKENLINEYATKADRIHTVQQLLKAYTLFDIDVEYVVMDGAVKIVDEQTGRILDGRRYSDGLHQAIEAKENVKIEASTQTYATVTLQNYFRMYHKLAGMTGTAETEAAELWSIYKLDVVSIPTNVKVIRKDGQDLVFKTKREKFKAVIDEIEKNRQEGRPSLVGTTSVEVSELLSRMLKQKNIPHNVLNAKQHSKEAQIVTEAGVTSAVTIATNMAGRGTDIKLGPGVKEAGGLAIIGTERHESRRVDRQLRGRAGRQGDPGSSQFFVSLEDDLMRMFGSERIAGLMDRMGYKEGEVIQHSMITKSIERAQKKVEENNFGIRKRLLEYDDVMNKQRNVVYTKRNHALFGDRLALDLDNAFYSVADGLINSFKENEDFEGFKLAVILNFGVESSITPEELSKENATLLIEKLYNESVATYNRKKEGLAAQTWPIISNIRKEQGNHIVNVAVPFTDGKKGIQALANLDKYLANKGAELGSALERNITLALIDDAWKEHLRSMDDLRHSVQTAGYEQKDPLVVYKIEAFNAFKQMDDQVNKDIVSFLCHAAIPLEQTNAGSRIKEGHEQKTDRSRMRENKAEIDAAGDDYAANEKDYFDPSTQVKQEPVKVEPKIGRNDPCPCGSGKKYKNCHGK; encoded by the coding sequence ATGTCAGGTTTCCTTTCCAAAATCTTAGGTGGCAATAAAAGTGAGAAAGATGTAAAGAAAATTGCTCCCATCGTAACAAAATCAAATGACTTTTTTACACAATACACCTCAATATCCAATGATGCGCTAAGGGCAAAATCGCAAGATTTTAAGCAGCGTATTAAGGATTATTTAACCGAAATAGATGCGGAAATTGAGCAAAAAAAGCAGGCTGCCGAAGCCCTGCCCGAAACAGAAATAAGCCAAAGAGATTTTATTTATAAAGAAGTAGATGAACTCAAAAAAGGCAGAGATAAAAAAATTGAAGAAATACTGGAGCAAATACAGCCCGAAGCTTTTGCCTTAGTTAAAGAAACAGCACGCCGCTTTAAAGAAAACGAAAATATGGTGGCTACAGCCACTGAGTTGGATAAAGAGCTGGCCACAAAAAAAGCTTATATTACCATTGATGGCAACCAATCTACCTTTAAAAATACCTGGCTGGCTGGCGGTGGATCTATTACCTGGAACATGGTGCATTACGATGTGCAGCTAATTGGCGGCGCAGTATTGCACAGCGGAAAAATTGCCGAAATGGCAACCGGTGAAGGTAAAACCCTGGTAAGTACCTTGCCGGCTTACCTCAATGCACTTGCAGGCGAAGGCGTGCATATTGTAACGGTAAACGACTACCTTGCCAGGAGGGATAGCGAATGGAATGGGCCTATTTTTGAATGGCTTGGGCTTACCGTTGATTGTATAGATAAGCACGAACCCAACAGCGACGACCGCCGAAAAGCTTATAATGCCGATATAACTTACGGCACCAATAACGAATTTGGCTTTGATTATTTGAGGGACAACATGGTGCATAGCCCCGATGAAATGGTACAGCGCAAACACCATTTTGCCATGGTAGATGAAGTGGATAGTGTATTAATTGACGATGCCCGAACCCCATTAATTATTAGCGGCCCTGTAGGCCATAGCGACAATACCCAACAGTTTTTTGATTTAAAACCAAGAATTGAAAAGCTGGTAGACTCTCAGCGTAAAGTGGTGCACCAGTTTTTATTAGAAGCCAAAAAGAAAATAGCCGAAGGCAACGACGATCCTAAAGATGGCGGCCTGGCAATAATGCGGGCATTCAGGGGTTTGCCTAAAAACAGCGCACTCATAAAATACCTCAGCGAACCCGGCATTAGGGTAAAACTCCAAAAATCCGAGAACTATTACCTTGCCGACCAGCAAAAGGAAATGCCCAAAGTAGATGCCGAATTGTTTTTTAGCATTGATGAGAAAAATAACCAGGTAGAGTTAACCGATAGCGGCCTCAACCTTATTACCAGGCAAGGCGAAGACCCCGAGTTTTTTATACTTCCGGATATATCCACAAAGCTGGCAGAAATTGATAAAACAGATTTAACTGCCGAAGAAAAATTACAACGTAAAGAAAATTTAATAAACGAATACGCAACCAAGGCCGACCGCATACACACCGTACAGCAATTACTTAAAGCATACACTTTGTTTGATATTGATGTGGAATACGTAGTAATGGATGGCGCTGTAAAAATTGTAGATGAACAAACCGGACGTATTTTAGATGGAAGAAGGTATAGCGATGGCTTACACCAGGCTATTGAAGCAAAAGAAAATGTAAAAATTGAGGCATCTACCCAAACCTATGCTACGGTTACCCTGCAAAATTATTTTCGTATGTACCATAAGCTTGCCGGTATGACAGGTACGGCCGAAACCGAAGCTGCGGAATTATGGAGCATTTATAAATTAGATGTAGTATCAATACCCACAAACGTAAAAGTAATAAGAAAAGATGGACAGGATTTGGTATTTAAAACCAAAAGAGAAAAATTTAAAGCCGTAATAGACGAAATTGAAAAAAACAGGCAGGAGGGAAGGCCAAGCCTTGTAGGTACTACATCAGTAGAAGTGAGTGAACTGCTGAGCAGGATGCTAAAACAAAAAAATATTCCGCATAATGTACTTAATGCTAAGCAGCATAGTAAAGAAGCGCAAATTGTAACCGAAGCAGGTGTTACAAGCGCCGTTACCATTGCTACAAATATGGCCGGCCGAGGCACCGATATTAAACTTGGGCCAGGTGTAAAAGAAGCAGGTGGCCTGGCCATTATAGGTACCGAAAGGCACGAAAGCCGCCGTGTAGACAGGCAGTTGCGTGGTCGTGCTGGCAGGCAGGGCGACCCCGGAAGCTCACAGTTCTTCGTAAGCCTGGAAGATGATCTGATGCGTATGTTTGGCAGCGAGCGTATTGCTGGCCTTATGGACAGGATGGGTTATAAAGAAGGAGAGGTAATTCAACACAGCATGATTACCAAAAGTATTGAGCGTGCTCAAAAGAAAGTGGAAGAAAATAACTTTGGCATCCGTAAACGCCTGCTGGAATATGATGATGTAATGAACAAGCAGCGTAATGTAGTGTACACAAAACGCAACCATGCTTTGTTTGGCGATAGGCTTGCACTGGATTTGGATAATGCATTTTATTCCGTTGCAGATGGGCTAATCAATTCATTTAAAGAAAATGAAGATTTTGAAGGCTTTAAACTGGCGGTGATTTTGAATTTTGGCGTAGAATCTTCAATTACGCCTGAAGAATTATCTAAAGAAAATGCAACCCTACTTATCGAAAAATTGTATAATGAATCGGTTGCAACTTATAACCGTAAAAAAGAAGGGCTTGCAGCGCAAACCTGGCCCATAATTTCCAATATAAGAAAGGAGCAGGGTAACCATATTGTAAATGTGGCCGTTCCTTTTACTGATGGCAAAAAAGGAATACAGGCCCTGGCTAATCTCGATAAATACCTTGCCAACAAAGGAGCAGAACTTGGCAGCGCATTGGAACGCAATATAACCCTGGCTTTAATTGATGATGCATGGAAAGAACACCTGAGATCAATGGATGACTTAAGGCATAGTGTGCAAACAGCAGGTTACGAGCAAAAAGACCCATTGGTGGTGTATAAAATTGAAGCATTTAATGCTTTTAAACAAATGGACGACCAGGTAAATAAAGATATTGTAAGCTTTTTGTGCCATGCTGCTATTCCATTGGAACAAACCAATGCCGGCAGCAGAATTAAAGAAGGCCATGAGCAAAAAACCGACCGTAGCCGCATGAGAGAAAATAAAGCCGAAATAGATGCCGCAGGAGATGATTATGCAGCCAATGAAAAAGATTATTTTGACCCTTCAACACAAGTGAAACAGGAGCCGGTAAAAGTAGAGCCTAAAATTGGGCGCAACGACCCTTGCCCTTGCGGAAGCGGAAAAAAGTATAAGAATTGCCACGGTAAATAA
- the atpG gene encoding ATP synthase F1 subunit gamma: MSGALKEVRNRIKSVQSTQQITKAMKMVSAAKLRRAQDAIIQMRPYAQKLQEMLSNIVSNSDSDISASYAKERHVEKALIIVITSDRGLCGGYNSNLIKLTRQIIKDKYAAQHAAGKVSVLPIGKKGFEHFSKAGFTVVDKYWDIFTGLSFEKVQTAAKYAMDAFDAGEIDAVDIVYSEFKNAATQRFAVEQFLPVAKAAAGKEHSKKADFIFEPGKDTLIAELMPKILNTQLYKSVLDGNASEQGARMTAMDKASENANELLKTLKISYNRARQAAITTELTEIVSGAAALNG; this comes from the coding sequence ATGAGCGGCGCATTAAAAGAAGTAAGAAACCGGATTAAAAGCGTACAAAGCACCCAGCAAATAACCAAGGCCATGAAGATGGTGAGTGCGGCCAAGTTGCGCCGAGCGCAAGATGCCATTATTCAAATGCGCCCTTATGCCCAAAAGTTGCAGGAAATGCTCAGCAATATTGTGAGCAACTCCGATAGCGACATAAGCGCCAGCTATGCCAAAGAAAGGCATGTGGAAAAAGCGTTGATTATTGTTATTACCAGCGACAGGGGTTTATGCGGCGGCTACAACAGCAACCTTATAAAGCTTACGAGGCAAATTATTAAAGATAAATATGCCGCACAACATGCCGCCGGTAAGGTAAGTGTATTGCCCATTGGTAAAAAAGGTTTTGAGCATTTTAGTAAAGCCGGTTTTACAGTAGTGGATAAATACTGGGACATTTTTACCGGCCTTAGTTTTGAAAAGGTACAAACGGCTGCTAAATATGCTATGGATGCTTTTGATGCAGGAGAAATTGACGCCGTGGACATTGTGTACAGCGAATTTAAAAATGCGGCTACCCAACGCTTTGCAGTAGAGCAATTTTTACCGGTTGCCAAAGCAGCCGCAGGTAAGGAACATTCAAAAAAAGCCGATTTTATTTTTGAACCCGGAAAAGATACATTAATAGCCGAACTGATGCCTAAAATTTTAAATACACAGTTGTACAAATCTGTATTGGATGGCAATGCCAGCGAACAGGGCGCCAGGATGACGGCTATGGACAAGGCAAGTGAAAACGCAAATGAATTATTAAAAACGCTCAAAATAAGCTACAACAGGGCAAGGCAGGCAGCCATTACTACCGAACTTACCGAAATTGTAAGTGGCGCTGCTGCCTTAAACGGATAG
- the scpB gene encoding SMC-Scp complex subunit ScpB, with protein sequence MELALIIPHIEALIFASDKPLTANEITELVNTAHAFIEDRTDLDQVNTAIEGIKEKYDSEFYAFELKQSGGGWQFLTKPQYHKTVALLNGDKFLKKLSVSSLETLAIIAYKQPLTKSEIESIRGVNCDYAVQKLLEKDLVIIAGRNEDAVGKPLIYATSKSFMDYFGINSSEELPKISEVMMEEFEKATVVKDLIANNEAAEAEETLLSIEQENEITEPATGTEIIDEVTVPNEDESLTAAAEKEKETE encoded by the coding sequence ATGGAACTTGCTCTTATTATACCGCATATTGAAGCATTGATTTTTGCCAGCGACAAACCTTTAACGGCAAATGAAATTACAGAACTGGTAAACACGGCACATGCTTTTATTGAAGACCGTACAGACCTGGATCAGGTAAATACTGCTATTGAAGGCATTAAAGAAAAGTATGATAGCGAGTTTTATGCCTTTGAATTAAAGCAAAGCGGTGGCGGATGGCAATTTTTAACCAAGCCGCAATACCATAAAACTGTTGCCCTGCTCAATGGCGACAAGTTTTTGAAAAAACTTTCGGTTTCCTCTCTTGAAACCCTTGCCATTATTGCTTATAAACAACCCCTTACCAAAAGTGAAATTGAGAGCATTCGTGGCGTAAACTGTGATTATGCTGTACAAAAACTTTTGGAAAAAGATTTAGTAATAATAGCCGGCAGAAATGAAGATGCCGTAGGTAAGCCGTTGATTTATGCCACTTCAAAATCGTTTATGGATTATTTTGGCATTAACAGCTCCGAAGAACTGCCCAAAATAAGTGAAGTAATGATGGAGGAGTTTGAAAAAGCTACTGTGGTAAAAGATTTAATCGCCAATAATGAAGCCGCAGAAGCAGAGGAAACTTTATTGAGCATAGAACAGGAAAATGAAATTACTGAACCTGCTACCGGTACTGAAATCATTGATGAAGTGACAGTACCTAATGAAGATGAATCTTTAACTGCAGCGGCTGAAAAAGAAAAAGAAACAGAATAG
- a CDS encoding dienelactone hydrolase family protein has product MKPKATEMEAKKIPVIIAEPVTYTGDSITMNGFVAYDSALQGKLPVVMIIHEWWGLNDYTKSRAKQLADLGYLAMAVDLYGNGINGNNPEEATKLATPFYTNPLTAQKRFDAALEKIKTFPQADTSKIAAIGYCFGGSIVLNLAALGENLKAVVSFHGGLRTVPAEKNTLKAKILVCHGAADKFISPEEIAKFRQNLDSIGAQYTFKAYDSALHAFTNPEATEMGKKFNIAVAYNAAADSASWKDMKAFFEQYLH; this is encoded by the coding sequence ATGAAACCCAAAGCAACTGAAATGGAAGCAAAAAAAATACCTGTAATTATAGCTGAGCCTGTAACCTATACAGGAGATTCCATAACAATGAATGGGTTTGTTGCTTACGATTCTGCTTTGCAGGGTAAGTTACCTGTAGTGATGATCATTCATGAGTGGTGGGGCCTTAACGACTATACAAAATCACGGGCAAAGCAACTGGCCGACCTGGGCTACCTTGCCATGGCCGTGGATTTATATGGAAACGGCATTAATGGCAACAACCCCGAAGAAGCTACAAAACTTGCAACACCCTTTTATACTAATCCATTAACGGCACAAAAAAGATTTGATGCGGCGCTGGAAAAAATTAAAACCTTTCCTCAGGCCGATACCAGCAAAATTGCAGCAATTGGTTATTGCTTTGGCGGCTCTATTGTACTCAATCTTGCGGCATTGGGCGAAAACCTTAAAGCAGTAGTAAGTTTTCATGGTGGCTTAAGAACCGTACCTGCAGAAAAAAATACGTTAAAGGCAAAAATTTTGGTATGCCATGGTGCTGCTGATAAATTTATTTCGCCTGAAGAAATTGCAAAATTCAGGCAAAACCTGGATAGCATTGGGGCGCAATATACTTTTAAAGCTTACGATAGCGCTTTGCATGCTTTTACCAACCCGGAAGCTACAGAAATGGGTAAAAAATTCAATATAGCTGTGGCTTACAATGCAGCCGCAGACTCTGCTTCATGGAAGGATATGAAAGCTTTTTTTGAGCAATATTTACATTAA
- a CDS encoding acyltransferase, with amino-acid sequence MNEVPAQKPKIYFSNLDGIRFLCFFAVFCFHSIHSDNHKIYSSVFFIFLKERLFANGYLGVNFFFVLSGFLITYLLIKEKQLNGRINVPNFWIRRILRIWPLYIVCVFIGFFLFPLMKSFVGDAGNETADFWHYLFFAANFDYIHKGMPDAPGLSVLWSIAVEEQFYLVWPLLLSIIPIKRYWIAFAVILAGSWVYRALHNSPVADAHFKPHEMHTFSCIGDMAMGAFGAWLSIVNKKCFHYFKLMPRVIIFFAYALFFLFLFFRQDIFINNPYLRIFERSILALAIIIIILEQCFAETSYFKMSGLKKITQLGVVTYGLYCIHFIIISLVTAISKKFGLDAHLWQVIILQPVISLVITIGLSLLSYKYFELPFLKLKNRFAYIVKE; translated from the coding sequence ATGAATGAAGTGCCGGCACAAAAACCTAAAATTTATTTTTCCAACCTCGATGGAATAAGGTTCCTGTGTTTTTTTGCCGTATTCTGCTTTCATAGTATTCATTCCGATAACCATAAAATTTATTCTTCGGTTTTTTTTATTTTTTTAAAGGAAAGGTTATTTGCCAATGGCTATTTAGGCGTAAACTTTTTTTTTGTACTCAGCGGCTTTTTAATAACCTATTTACTGATTAAAGAAAAACAACTGAATGGAAGGATAAACGTACCAAATTTTTGGATTAGGCGTATCCTCCGTATTTGGCCTTTATATATTGTGTGTGTGTTTATTGGCTTTTTTCTTTTCCCTTTAATGAAATCATTTGTGGGTGATGCCGGAAATGAAACAGCAGATTTTTGGCATTATCTATTTTTTGCTGCCAACTTTGATTATATCCATAAAGGCATGCCTGATGCTCCGGGCCTATCGGTGTTGTGGAGCATTGCCGTAGAAGAGCAATTTTATCTGGTATGGCCATTGCTGCTCTCCATAATTCCTATTAAAAGGTATTGGATAGCGTTTGCGGTAATACTTGCCGGTAGCTGGGTTTATAGGGCTTTGCATAACAGCCCTGTAGCTGACGCCCATTTTAAGCCGCATGAAATGCATACCTTTTCCTGCATTGGCGATATGGCCATGGGCGCTTTTGGCGCCTGGCTGAGCATTGTAAATAAAAAATGCTTTCATTATTTTAAATTAATGCCAAGAGTAATTATTTTTTTTGCTTATGCCCTCTTTTTCCTTTTTTTATTTTTCCGGCAGGATATTTTTATCAATAACCCTTACCTAAGGATATTTGAACGCAGCATCCTGGCGCTGGCCATAATTATCATAATACTGGAACAATGCTTTGCCGAAACTTCTTATTTTAAAATGAGCGGCTTAAAAAAAATTACACAATTGGGTGTGGTTACTTATGGCCTGTATTGTATCCACTTTATAATTATATCTTTAGTTACGGCAATTTCTAAAAAATTTGGGTTAGATGCACATTTATGGCAGGTAATCATTTTGCAACCGGTAATAAGCCTGGTTATTACAATAGGTTTAAGCCTGCTGAGTTACAAATATTTTGAACTGCCTTTCCTTAAATTGAAAAACAGGTTTGCCTATATAGTGAAAGAATAA
- a CDS encoding FAD-binding oxidoreductase: MAIKKTENITNWGNYPAIDAEVLAFQSVNEAREEISRCSKIIARGNGRCYGDASLQKTVIATKRWNKFIAFERQNGEIECESGVLLSEVIELIIPAGFFIVVTPGTKFVTVGGAIASDIHGKNHHVDGCFSEHVIFFTLLTENGEIKKCSRDENEDLFWATMGGMGLTGLILTARFKLKKIETAYIRNEAIQAKNLDEIFTLFDASESWTYNVAWLDCLQKGKNIGKSIMLRGEHARLDELPKKLKKHALNPKKKISFDIPFYFPSFALNPVTIKIFNWLFYHKQGKKHLKNFVDLESFFYPLDAIHNWNKIYGKKGFIQYQFVIPKHKGKEGMRQILETIAASGNGSFLVVLKLFGRNNPLAYNAFPFEGYTLALDFKVNNKLTALVATLDGIVEKYGGRIYRTKDAMSKPSLTSYLKNIDSPKFNSLQNERINSTL; encoded by the coding sequence ATGGCCATAAAAAAAACAGAAAATATTACCAATTGGGGCAATTACCCTGCTATTGATGCTGAAGTTTTGGCTTTTCAATCGGTAAATGAAGCAAGGGAAGAAATTAGCCGTTGCTCTAAAATTATTGCCCGGGGAAATGGAAGGTGCTATGGAGATGCCTCTTTGCAAAAAACCGTTATTGCAACAAAACGATGGAATAAATTTATTGCCTTTGAGAGGCAAAATGGTGAAATAGAATGTGAATCGGGTGTATTATTATCTGAAGTTATAGAGCTAATCATACCAGCAGGCTTTTTTATTGTGGTTACGCCGGGTACAAAATTTGTAACAGTTGGCGGAGCAATTGCTTCGGATATTCATGGAAAAAACCACCATGTAGACGGGTGCTTTAGTGAACACGTTATTTTTTTTACCCTGCTCACCGAAAACGGGGAAATCAAAAAATGTTCAAGGGATGAAAATGAAGATTTGTTTTGGGCAACAATGGGTGGAATGGGTTTAACCGGGCTTATACTCACTGCCCGTTTCAAACTTAAAAAAATTGAAACAGCATATATCCGTAATGAAGCCATACAAGCAAAAAACCTCGATGAAATTTTTACTCTTTTTGATGCATCGGAAAGCTGGACCTATAATGTTGCATGGCTCGATTGCCTGCAAAAAGGAAAAAATATTGGCAAATCCATAATGCTTCGTGGTGAACATGCCCGCTTAGATGAATTGCCGAAAAAATTGAAAAAACATGCATTAAATCCAAAGAAAAAAATTTCGTTTGACATTCCATTTTATTTTCCATCTTTTGCATTAAACCCGGTTACTATTAAAATTTTTAACTGGTTATTTTATCATAAGCAAGGTAAAAAGCACTTAAAAAATTTTGTAGACCTGGAGAGTTTCTTTTACCCTTTGGATGCTATCCACAACTGGAACAAAATTTACGGCAAAAAAGGTTTTATACAATACCAGTTTGTAATACCAAAGCATAAAGGCAAAGAAGGTATGCGGCAAATTTTAGAAACCATTGCAGCCAGTGGTAACGGGTCTTTTTTGGTGGTTTTAAAATTATTTGGGCGCAATAACCCACTTGCTTACAATGCTTTTCCTTTTGAAGGTTACACATTAGCGCTGGATTTTAAAGTAAACAACAAATTAACTGCATTGGTTGCAACGCTGGACGGTATTGTAGAAAAATACGGAGGAAGGATTTACCGTACTAAAGATGCTATGTCCAAACCATCATTAACTTCTTATTTAAAAAATATTGATTCTCCCAAATTTAATTCATTACAAAACGAACGCATCAATTCAACGCTTTAA